From Macaca fascicularis isolate 582-1 chromosome 14, T2T-MFA8v1.1, a single genomic window includes:
- the ZNF195 gene encoding zinc finger protein 195 isoform X12: MGFHHATQACLELLGSSDLPASASQSAEITGVNHCAQPALKVSVDKFTAMSSHVTQDLLPEQGIQDAFPKSILRGYGNCGLDNLHLRKDWESLNECKLQKDYNELNQCSSTTHSKIFQCNKYVKIFNNFSNLHRHNISNTGEKPFKCQECGKSFQMFSFLTEHQKIHTGKKFQKCGECGKTFIQCSHFTEHENIDTGEKPYRCQECDKVFKTCSVLTKNRIYAGGEHYKCEEFGKVFNQYSHLTEHERGTEEKPCKYEECSSVFISCSSLSNQQLILAGEKLSKCETWYRGFNHSPNPSKHQRNEIGGKPFKCEECDSIFKWFSDLTKHKRIHTGEKPYKCEECGKAYTQSSHLSEHRRIHTGEKPYQCEECGKVFRTCSSLSNHKRTHSEEKPYTCEECGNIFKQLSDLTKHKKTHTGEKPYKCDECGKNFTQSSNLIVHKRIHTGEKPYKCEECGRVFMWFSDITKHKKTHTGEKPYKCDECGKNFTQSSNLIVHKRIHTGEKPYKCEKCGKAFTQFSHLTVHESIHT; encoded by the exons atgggatttcaccatgctactcaggcttgtctcgaactcctgggctcaagcgatctgcccgcctcagcctcccaaagtgctgagattacaggtgtgaaccactgtgcccagcctgccctCAAGGTTTCTGTGGACAAATTCACTG ctatgtCTTCTCATGTTACCCAAGACCTTTTGCCAGAGCAGGGCATACAAGATGCGTTCCCAAAATCAATACTGAGAGGATATGGAAATTGTGGCCTtgataatttacatttaaggaaAGACTGGGAAAGTTTAAATGAGTGTAAGTTGCAAAAAGATTATAATGAACTTAACCAATGTTCATCAACTACCCATAGCAAAATCTTTCAatgtaataaatatgttaaaatcttTAATAACTTTTCAAATTTGCATAGACATAATATAAGtaatactggagagaaacctttcAAATGTCAAGAATGTGGCAAATCCTTTCAAATGTTCTCATTCCTAACTGAACATCAGAAAATTCACactggaaaaaaattccaaaaatgtggagaatgtggcaaaacctttATCCAGTGCTCACACTTTACTGAACATGAGAACATtgacactggagagaaaccttacagaTGTCAAGAATGTgacaaagtttttaaaacttgctcagtccttactaaaaatagaatttacgctggaggggaacattacaaatgtgaagaatttgGCAAAGTATTTAACCAGTACTCCCACCTTACTGAACATGAGCGTGGTACTGAGGAAAAACCCTGCAAATATGAAGAGTGCAGCAGTGTCTTTATATCTTGCTCAAGCCTTTCTAATCAACAGCTGATTCTTGCTGGAGAGAAGCTCTCCAAATGTGAAACATGGTACAGAGGTTTTAACCACAGCCCAAATCCTTCCAAACATCAGAGAAATGAGATTGGAGGGAAACCTTTCAAATGTGAGGAATGTGACAGCATCTTCAAATGGTTCTCAgaccttactaaacataagagaattcacactggtgagaaaccatacaaatgtgaagaatgtgggaaagcctatACGCAGTCCTCACACCTCAGTGAACACAGGAGGATTCACACCGGAGAGAAACCCTACCAGTGTGAAGAATGTGGGAAAGTCTTCAGAACTTGCTCAAGCCTTTCTAATCACAAGAGAACTCATTCTGAAGAAAAACCCTACAcgtgtgaagaatgtggcaacaTCTTTAAGCAGTTATCAGACCTCACTAAGCATAAGAAAAcccatactggagagaaaccctacaaatgtgacgAATGTGGAAAGAACTTTACCCAGTCCTCAAACCTTATTgtacataagagaattcatactggagagaaaccctacaaatgtgaagaatgtggccgAGTCTTTATGTGGTTCTCAGATATTACCAAACATAAGAAAAcccatactggagagaaaccctacaaatgtgacgAATGTGGAAAGAACTTTACCCAGTCCTCAAACCTTATTgtacataagagaattcatactggagagaaaccctacaagtgtGAAAAGTGTGGCAAAGCCTTCACCCAGTTCTCACACCTGACTGTACATGAAAGCATTCatacttga
- the ZNF195 gene encoding zinc finger protein 195 isoform X11 — translation MSSHVTQDLLPEQGIQDAFPKSILRGYGNCGLDNLHLRKDWESLNECKLQKDYNELNQCSSTTHSKIFQCNKYVKIFNNFSNLHRHNISNTGEKPFKCQECGKSFQMFSFLTEHQKIHTGKKFQKCGECGKTFIQCSHFTEHENIDTGEKPYRCQECDKVFKTCSVLTKNRIYAGGEHYKCEEFGKVFNQYSHLTEHERGTEEKPCKYEECSSVFISCSSLSNQQLILAGEKLSKCETWYRGFNHSPNPSKHQRNEIGGKPFKCEECDSIFKWFSDLTKHKRIHTGEKPYKCEECGKAYTQSSHLSEHRRIHTGEKPYQCEECGKVFRTCSSLSNHKRTHSEEKPYTCEECGNIFKQLSDLTKHKKTHTGEKPYKCDECGKNFTQSSNLIVHKRIHTGEKPYKCEECGRVFMWFSDITKHKKTHTGEKPYKCDECGKNFTQSSNLIVHKRIHTGEKPYKCEKCGKAFTQFSHLTVHESIHT, via the coding sequence atgtCTTCTCATGTTACCCAAGACCTTTTGCCAGAGCAGGGCATACAAGATGCGTTCCCAAAATCAATACTGAGAGGATATGGAAATTGTGGCCTtgataatttacatttaaggaaAGACTGGGAAAGTTTAAATGAGTGTAAGTTGCAAAAAGATTATAATGAACTTAACCAATGTTCATCAACTACCCATAGCAAAATCTTTCAatgtaataaatatgttaaaatcttTAATAACTTTTCAAATTTGCATAGACATAATATAAGtaatactggagagaaacctttcAAATGTCAAGAATGTGGCAAATCCTTTCAAATGTTCTCATTCCTAACTGAACATCAGAAAATTCACactggaaaaaaattccaaaaatgtggagaatgtggcaaaacctttATCCAGTGCTCACACTTTACTGAACATGAGAACATtgacactggagagaaaccttacagaTGTCAAGAATGTgacaaagtttttaaaacttgctcagtccttactaaaaatagaatttacgctggaggggaacattacaaatgtgaagaatttgGCAAAGTATTTAACCAGTACTCCCACCTTACTGAACATGAGCGTGGTACTGAGGAAAAACCCTGCAAATATGAAGAGTGCAGCAGTGTCTTTATATCTTGCTCAAGCCTTTCTAATCAACAGCTGATTCTTGCTGGAGAGAAGCTCTCCAAATGTGAAACATGGTACAGAGGTTTTAACCACAGCCCAAATCCTTCCAAACATCAGAGAAATGAGATTGGAGGGAAACCTTTCAAATGTGAGGAATGTGACAGCATCTTCAAATGGTTCTCAgaccttactaaacataagagaattcacactggtgagaaaccatacaaatgtgaagaatgtgggaaagcctatACGCAGTCCTCACACCTCAGTGAACACAGGAGGATTCACACCGGAGAGAAACCCTACCAGTGTGAAGAATGTGGGAAAGTCTTCAGAACTTGCTCAAGCCTTTCTAATCACAAGAGAACTCATTCTGAAGAAAAACCCTACAcgtgtgaagaatgtggcaacaTCTTTAAGCAGTTATCAGACCTCACTAAGCATAAGAAAAcccatactggagagaaaccctacaaatgtgacgAATGTGGAAAGAACTTTACCCAGTCCTCAAACCTTATTgtacataagagaattcatactggagagaaaccctacaaatgtgaagaatgtggccgAGTCTTTATGTGGTTCTCAGATATTACCAAACATAAGAAAAcccatactggagagaaaccctacaaatgtgacgAATGTGGAAAGAACTTTACCCAGTCCTCAAACCTTATTgtacataagagaattcatactggagagaaaccctacaagtgtGAAAAGTGTGGCAAAGCCTTCACCCAGTTCTCACACCTGACTGTACATGAAAGCATTCatacttga